The region TCGGAAGCGAAATCGATCCTGAGCGTCCCCGACTGGGCCCGGAATACGCCGGTGGGCCGCTCAACCGCACCCAGCATGACCAGCGCCTGCAGGTCATCGGAGCCGTCGCCGCGGTCCGAGATGGTGTAGGTGCCCAAGCTCAGGCGGCTGCCACTGGAGCGGGTGAAGAGGATGGCTCCCTGCGCGCTACCTTGGCCGAGGTCCAGGGTGAACACTGTCGGCGCCCCGATGCCTCCTTCGACCCGGGCGAATGTCGCATCACCGGAGAGCTCCACGGCCGCGGCACCGGTGAGCCGGGCCGTGAACGCCCGGGTACGGTGCGTGGCGGGCACGACTCGCGCGAACGCGGTCAGCGAGACGATCGCCATCAGGCCCAGTCCGGTCACCAGCACGATCTTCATACGACAGCTCCTTTTAGTTGAGGTGTGCGACTGGACCGCCGCGCGTCATCGCGCCCGGTTGCCGCCCGGGATCACGGTGCCTAGTATATGAGCGGCAATCACGCGGCAATCACCTCCAAATCACCTCGCGCAACGTGTTACGCGTCCACACTTTGGGAAGGCTGCACGTCAGCCGCGCCGAGGGCGCGGTCAGCGGGTCGGCGGCGCAGCCGAGGCGGCTGGCCGTCCTTGCCCTCCTTGCGTCCGCCGGAGAGCAGGGGCTCACCCGCGAGAAGCTGCTGGCCTATCTCTGGGCTGAGGCCGATGAGGAGCGGGCACGCCGCGGCCTCAACCAGGCGCTTTACGCCCTACGGCAGGACCTCGGCTCCGACGACATTTTCCTGGGAACCAGGCACCTGCGGCTCAACGCCGAGCTGGTCTCCAGCGATCTGGCGGAGTTCGGGCAAGCGCTGGCTGTCGGCAAGCTGGAAGACGCGGCGGCGCGCTACACCGGTCCGTTCCTGGATGGATTTCATCTTCCCGGTGCGCCCGAGTTCGAGCGCTGGGCGGAAGAGGAGCGAGCGGACCTGGCCCGGAATTACGCCCAGTCGTTGGGCAAGCTGGCCAGCCGGGCGGAGAGTCGAGGCGATTGGACTGAGGCCGTCGGCTGGTGGCGGAAGCTGGCGGCGCAGGACCCGCTGAACGCGACGGTCGCGCTGAGCCTGATGCGGGCGCTGGCCGCCGCGGGCGACCGGGCCGGCGCACTGCAGCACGCGCGGATCTACGAGGTGCTGCTGCAGCAGGAGCTGGATTCGCCGCCCGATCGGGAGGTGGTGGCTCTTGCCGCGGAGCTTCGGGCGGCGGAGACCACACCGCCGCCGCCGATGCCACGAGTCAAGCCGGAGCCTGTCCCAGTGGCGGCGGAACCCGCGCCGGCGTCGATGCCTGGTCCTCCCGAGCCGGCACCGATGCCCGCTCCCGAGGTCGTGATCGCGGGAGCTGGCGTCCCGGGAGCTCGCGCCGGCCTGCGGCGCGTGACGATAGCCCTGGCTCTGCTCCTCACCGGCGCCGCTGGCGGCCTCTATCTCCGAGCCCGCCCGCCAGCGGAGCTGGTACCCGGCCCAGCCCATCGCGTCGCGTTCGACGAACGACTCGAGCTCGATCCGGCGCTGTCGCCGGACGGCAAGATGATCGCCTACTCTGCGGATGATGGAACCCGCTTCCAGATCTTCGTGAAACAGGTCGCCGGCGGTCGCGCCGTGGCGGTGACGCAGGAGCTGCCGGGGTCCCACTGGCGACCGCAGTGGTCACCGGACCGGAGCCGGATGGCGTTCCAGGCGGGCGGTCGGATCTACGAAGTCCCGGCCTTCGGCGGGGTGCCCCGCGTGCTGGTCGAGCCGGCGCATCCGGGGAGCTGGGTGGCGTCGGCTGCCTGGTCGCCGGACGGCCGGGCAATCGCCTACGTCGAAGACTGGGCCGTGTATCGCCGGGCCATCGGCGGCGGCCCGGCGACGCTGCTCTGCCGGCTGGCAAACGCCCACTCGCTGGCCTGGTCACCCGATGGCAGGTGGATCGCGCTGGTCTCCGGCAACCCCGGTTTCATTTTTGGTGAGTCCCCCTGGGGGAGCTCGACCAACCTGGGCAACATCGCGCCCAGCTCGATCTGGATCGTGCCCGCAGCGGGCGGAAACCCGATCCGAATCACCGACGATCAAGCGCTCAACACCAGCCCGGTGTGGCTGCCCCACACCGCAGGGCTTCTCTTCGTCTCCAATCGAGAGGGGAGCCGCGATGTCTACCGGGTGGACCTGAGCGGGGCAGGAGTGCCTGCAGGTGAGCCCACTCGACTGACCACGGGCCTCAGCGCCCACAGCATCAGTCTCTCGGCCGATGGGAGGGCACTGGCGTATTCCGTCTTCTCCTACACCGCGAATATCTGGTCGCTGGACATTCCCGAGCACGGCGAGGCTGCCGAGGCTGGCGCCAGGCCGTTCACCGAGGGGACTCAGATCATCGAGGGGATCAGCCTGTCTCCGGACGGCCGCTGGCTGGCGTTCGACTCCGATCGCGATGGGAACCAGGATGTCTACAAGATGCCGATCGGCGGAGGCGAGGCGGAGCAGCTGACCGACTCGCCGGACGATGAGTTCGTCTCGACCTGGTCGGGGGATGGGAAGGCGCTGGCGCTCCACTCCTATCACGCGGGCAGCCGCGGACTGCGGCTGGTGCCGGCCGATGGCGGGCGGCCCGTCGAGGTGGTGCGCTGGCCGCCCAATCAGCGATCCCCCGGCTGGTCGCGGGATGGACGCGCACTGGTGTTCACGTCCGACGTGACAGGCGAGCTCCAGCTGTTTCTGGTACGGCGCAAGTCCGACTCCACCTGGGGCACCGCGCGGCAGCTCACGACCGCCGGCGGCTGGGCTGGAAGGTGGTCGCCGGACGGACGCTCGATCGTCTACTGCCGCGCCGACGGAGTCTGGCTGATCGACGATCAGGGGCGGGGGAATCGGCAACTCTTCGAGGCCGGCGACTCCGGCAGCCCCTCGCCCGAGCTGGCACTCTGGAGCCCCGACGGCCGCACGATCTATTTCAAGGCGTTCGACGCGGCAGGGTCGTCCAGCCTGTGGGCGATCTCGCCCTCGGGGAGTGCGCCCCGGCTGCTGGTGCGCTTCGACGACCCGAGCAGACCCTCCAGCCGCCCCGAGTTTGCCACCGATGGCAGGCGGTTTTTCTTCACTCTTGGCACCCGCCAGAGCGACATCTGGGCGATGGAGCTCCGGCGCCGCTGAGCCGGCACGGGAGTCGTCGGCACGCGACCTGCACTGAATTGCATCCAATCGTGGGGCATCCGTACCCTAAGTGTCTGCAGGGAATCACTCTTACAAAAGTGCAACGGCCGATCGTGCCTTCCCCCGCTGGTGCAGATCGCCTGGGCTTCTTGCCCTTTTCGCGTTCCTTTGCCACCAGTCGGCGCGGAGCGGCGCTGGCCGAGCACGTCCTTCTGGTCGCTCTGGTGCTGATCGGCCTGATCGGGATCCTGTTCGGGATGCAGTCCCATCTCGGTAAGATCTACACCCACGCCAACAACCAGATCGGCCTGGCAGACTGCGCCTCCGGAGGGGGCTGCTCGGCAGGCGGCTCTAATGGCGGCGGTGCCGGGCCGTCCGGAGGTGGGAGCGGCAGCTCGGGCAGCGCGTCGTCAGGAAGCACCGGCAGCGGCAGCGGCGGGGGGGTGCTGGGCGCCGGCGAGGGGACACCGACCGGTGGTCCGGACGTGAGTACCGGGTCCGGTGGAGGGACGGGAGGGAGCCAACCCCAGCCTGTTATCCAGGTTCCAATTCGGTAGCCCCAGTCATCGTACATCTCTGCGTGGCAATGGTCTTTCTCCAATAGCTGGAACGGCTCGGCCGCTCCGGAAGTCTGCCCGGAGCGGCCGAGATGGTTGCCGAGCTCCGGGCTACGGAGCCGCGCTGTCGGCGGCTCCGGCGGACAGCTCGCCGCCGGTGATAACCGGGTGCATCACCCATTTTCCGACCTGGCCGGCGGCCTGGCCGAAGCTCTGACTCACGTCGAAGTCGACCAGCAGGATCTTCTCTCCAGGGGCAAGCGTCAGCGCGCCCGCGTCCATGGTGACCTTGAGGCCGGACTGCGAGAAGCTCGGTGCCTGGAGCACGCCGGTGGCCGCTCCGCCGCAGGGTGTAGCATCGTAGCCGTCGGTCGCGTAGATGTCGCTCTCACCGCTGTCATTCTCCACCGCCAGGCAGGCCCCGCTGATCAGAAACCGCAGCTCCGTGTAGGTGCCTGACGGCACGTCGACTCCGCTGACCAGGTCGGCCGTGCTGCTGGCGAGCGTCAGGAGATCGGTGGTCACCGGTACGCTGGTGAGCACGACCTTGCCGCTACCACCCATCAGGTTGATTCCGGCGATCGTCACCACCGCGTGCTGCACCTCGCCCGGGGCGTCCTTGAGCTTGATCGAGAGTGCGGTCGTGCCGGCCGGTCCGGCGTCGCTGCACGCGCCGAGCAGGGCGGCGGCACCGACCAGAAGGAACGCGGCCTGGCGCGGAATGGTGGAGGAGAGCAGGCGGAGGGGCATGTGAAGGTCTCCTGTGGGGGGTGCCTCGGCAGCTCGCAGTTCGACAGGGCGCCGGCACAATACCAGGCTACGCCGATGACCGAGGGACCGCGGTGGAACCGGCTATCAGTTTGGGTGGGCCGATCTTATGCGCCGAGGGCGCGGACAAGCTACCGCCAGCCCGTGCACCGATCGTGCCCGGGCTGAACTCGCCTCGTGTGCAGCCGATTGCGGTCGCTGGCGCGCCCGATCTACGGATCGGTGCTCCTGCTGGTCACGCCATTCCAGTCCGCGCCTCGGCGGCGCCCACCACGAAACTTGAAATGCGCGTCGGAGAGGATCCGAGGGCCCTCATCGGGCCACGGGCGGCCCCTCCTCAACGCCCCATCGACGATGATACTGGACACACTCACGGCGGTCATCCAGATGCCGGAGGGGAGCTCGGAATACAGCGCCGCGAAGGCGGGATCGAGCCACACCTGACGAAGACCGGCAACTGGCCGCGGAGAGGCGACCGGTGCATGCATTGGTGGACACGGAGTATGTGACGGGGGAGCAGAAAATAAACCGGAAGGACACAGCCGCGCCAGCGGCGCGTGGCCCGGAGCGGCGTCCCTTACCGCTTGCGCCGGGCCAGGAGAAAGCCGAGTGCGACAGCGGCCACCGCCAGCAGCGCCGCGGATCCGACGACGCGGCCCAACCGGACGGTCCGCCCCGCGTGCCGGGTGGCGAGCTCGTCGGAGGTCGCCGCCAGCGCCGAGGCGACACGATCTCGCTGGGCCAGCCATTCCCGAACCAGGCCGGGCTCCTCGACGGCGTCGGAGGCGGCGGCAAGCCGCTGGCGAACCTCATCCTCACCGATGTCCTCGAGCTCCCGCCAGACCTGCTCGCGCGTCTTCCGCACCATGCCGTGCCTCACTGAATCCGGTGATGGGGGGGCGCACGCAGGGCACGCCACACGCTCGATACTCGCCTGCCGCGGGCGTCGGGGCAAGAGGGGTTCAGAAGGACGCGCCCGGCCGCCTCAGCGACGCCTGGCGCGCAGGGCTGAGGTCACCGTGCCACGATCTTCAGTACTCGGCCGTCTCCGGTCAGCACGTACAGTTCACCCTCGGCGTCCTCCCCGAAGCTGGACACCTGACCTCCCGGCGCTAGGGAAGGCCAGTCGGCCTCTTCCACCGCCTGATCGTCTTCGATGCGGAAGCTCCGCACCCAGCCCTGGCAGAAGTCGGAGTAGAAGTAATGTCCCTGCAGCGCGGGAATGGCGGAACCGCGATAGACATAGCCGCCGATGATGGCGCACCCCATATCATGGCTGTACTCCAACACCGGGAGGGTGAGGCCACTCTGGTCGCAGTCCGGAGTCCCCAGGCAGTGGCGCCCCTCCATCACATTCCAGCCGTAGTCAACCTTTCGCCCTGCGCCATCGGCCGCCGCCGAATAGTTCACTTCCTCCCACTGGGTCTCGCCCACGTCGGCGATGTAGATGTCGCCGGTGCCGCGGTCGAAGCTGAAGCGCCACGGGTTGCGAAGGCCATAATTCCAGATCTCGCCACGGGCGCCCGCGGTCCCGACGAATGGGTTGTCCGGCGGCACGGTATAGCTGGTGCCCGACGAGACGTCGATCCTCAGGATCGAGCCGAGCAGATCGTCGAGCGACTGTCCCCGCCCGTGGTCATCGCCGCCGTGCGATCCGCCGTCGCCCATGCCGATGTAGAGCATGCCGTCAGGACCGAACAGGAGCTGTCCGCCGTTGTGACTGGGGCCCGGTTGATCGATGGCGAGCACCACCGACTCGCTGGCCGGGTCCGCGCGATCCGGATCGCTCGACACCCGGAAAGCGGAGACGTGGGTGTCGCCCTCGAGGTCCGTATAGTCGACGAAGAACCGTCCGCTCGAAGCGAAGTCGGGGGGGAAGGCGAGGCCGAGCAGGCCCTGCTCGGCCCGGCCGGAGACCTGGGCCGAGAGATCGAGGAACGGTGTCGGCAGGAGCGTGCCGTCTTTGACCACGCGGATCGCGCCGGTTTTCTCCACCACGAACAGGCGCTCGTCGCCGGGTGGCGAGGCGAGATACAGGGGGAAGGAGAGCCCAGAAGCGATCTCTTGCAGACCGACATCGGTCGGACCCCCGGGCGGAGGGGGCGGCGTAGTCGGGGCAGGA is a window of Gemmatimonadales bacterium DNA encoding:
- a CDS encoding BTAD domain-containing putative transcriptional regulator; the encoded protein is MGRLHVSRAEGAVSGSAAQPRRLAVLALLASAGEQGLTREKLLAYLWAEADEERARRGLNQALYALRQDLGSDDIFLGTRHLRLNAELVSSDLAEFGQALAVGKLEDAAARYTGPFLDGFHLPGAPEFERWAEEERADLARNYAQSLGKLASRAESRGDWTEAVGWWRKLAAQDPLNATVALSLMRALAAAGDRAGALQHARIYEVLLQQELDSPPDREVVALAAELRAAETTPPPPMPRVKPEPVPVAAEPAPASMPGPPEPAPMPAPEVVIAGAGVPGARAGLRRVTIALALLLTGAAGGLYLRARPPAELVPGPAHRVAFDERLELDPALSPDGKMIAYSADDGTRFQIFVKQVAGGRAVAVTQELPGSHWRPQWSPDRSRMAFQAGGRIYEVPAFGGVPRVLVEPAHPGSWVASAAWSPDGRAIAYVEDWAVYRRAIGGGPATLLCRLANAHSLAWSPDGRWIALVSGNPGFIFGESPWGSSTNLGNIAPSSIWIVPAAGGNPIRITDDQALNTSPVWLPHTAGLLFVSNREGSRDVYRVDLSGAGVPAGEPTRLTTGLSAHSISLSADGRALAYSVFSYTANIWSLDIPEHGEAAEAGARPFTEGTQIIEGISLSPDGRWLAFDSDRDGNQDVYKMPIGGGEAEQLTDSPDDEFVSTWSGDGKALALHSYHAGSRGLRLVPADGGRPVEVVRWPPNQRSPGWSRDGRALVFTSDVTGELQLFLVRRKSDSTWGTARQLTTAGGWAGRWSPDGRSIVYCRADGVWLIDDQGRGNRQLFEAGDSGSPSPELALWSPDGRTIYFKAFDAAGSSSLWAISPSGSAPRLLVRFDDPSRPSSRPEFATDGRRFFFTLGTRQSDIWAMELRRR
- a CDS encoding DUF4382 domain-containing protein, translated to MPLRLLSSTIPRQAAFLLVGAAALLGACSDAGPAGTTALSIKLKDAPGEVQHAVVTIAGINLMGGSGKVVLTSVPVTTDLLTLASSTADLVSGVDVPSGTYTELRFLISGACLAVENDSGESDIYATDGYDATPCGGAATGVLQAPSFSQSGLKVTMDAGALTLAPGEKILLVDFDVSQSFGQAAGQVGKWVMHPVITGGELSAGAADSAAP
- a CDS encoding PQQ-dependent sugar dehydrogenase, which produces MIGPSHRRRATGDVVRKPLLSPRRGPLPPPLVLLLAILATACGSDGADIQAPVPVASVRVTAPADSVLVGDSLQLTATALDSAGTALEARTFDWSTDDTSLASVSASGLVAGLAPGNVVIHATSEGVIGSLTITVSPAPTTPPPPPGGPTDVGLQEIASGLSFPLYLASPPGDERLFVVEKTGAIRVVKDGTLLPTPFLDLSAQVSGRAEQGLLGLAFPPDFASSGRFFVDYTDLEGDTHVSAFRVSSDPDRADPASESVVLAIDQPGPSHNGGQLLFGPDGMLYIGMGDGGSHGGDDHGRGQSLDDLLGSILRIDVSSGTSYTVPPDNPFVGTAGARGEIWNYGLRNPWRFSFDRGTGDIYIADVGETQWEEVNYSAAADGAGRKVDYGWNVMEGRHCLGTPDCDQSGLTLPVLEYSHDMGCAIIGGYVYRGSAIPALQGHYFYSDFCQGWVRSFRIEDDQAVEEADWPSLAPGGQVSSFGEDAEGELYVLTGDGRVLKIVAR